GGGCTCCGACCGTTCCGAAGATCCAGTCGTTCAGGCCCACCTGCTCCTGCACGAAGTACCCGGCATTCACCACCTTCACGAGCCCCTCGTACACGCTCGGCGTATTTCCTGCTCCCACCACTTCCAGACCGGGGCCGGGGAAGTTGCGGTTCGAACCGCCTTCGTTCCGTTGATCGGTGATGAAGCCCTGCCCGCCCACCACCAGCGTCGACTGGATGGCCGACCCAAACCGCCGATCCCAGCTCGACTTCACGTCCATCGTGTAGTTGCGCTGCCAGAGATCGTCCACGCTGCGCGATCCGTCCGGCGCGTTGATGGAGAATCGGTCGACCGCGTTGCCGAACGGGAGGAAACTCACGCCGCGCATCGACGTGTTGTCGAGGCCGAGCGTGGCGTCGAGGCTGAACTCGGCGCTCGGCGCATAGCGGGCCGTCACTGCGCCCGTGTAGTGCGTCCCGTCCTGGAAGATCTCCTGCTGCAACGCCTCACGCACGGTGGTGCTGAGCGTGTTGCCGAACGGGTTCCCCATCCGCTTGCAGCGACCGTTGCCGGCAATGGCGTCCAGCGACTTGACGCCGTTGTCGTCCAGGCAGTAGCCCTGATCAGGGCGTGCGTACATGGCCTGTGAGTACGGCGAGTAGATGTTGTTCCCCCCGGAGACCAGCTCGTTATGCAGGAGCGAGTATCGCGACTGGAAGCCGATGTTGATCTTCTCGCGCGGGAAGATGTTGAGGTTGAGCGTCGCCTGGTCGCGGCGGGCGACGTCGGTCTGGTCTCCTCCGCCCAGCTTGCTGGACGTGAACGGGCCATCCTCGAACTGGTGCCGTGCCCCCACGTAGTACGTCATGCGGTCCGTACCGCCGGTCACCGCGCCGCTGAAGACGTTCCCGTATCCCGTTTCGAACAGCTGCTTCGTCACGTTGTAGCTGAACGGGACGAATGGGGTGATGGTCTGGCTATAGAGCTTGCTCAGCAGGTCGGCCTGCGTCTGTGTGGTGGCAAAGCCGGCGTTGGGTGCCACGCGGTCGGGATACGCGATGGAAGACCGCTCGTAGTCGAAGCTCCACCGGGCCTCCCCCTGGCTCCCCTTCTTCGTGAAGATCTGGATGACGCCGTTGGACGCCTCGGTTCCGTACAGCGTGGCCGCCGCCGCTCCCTTGAGCACTTCGATGCGTTCGATGGAGGTGGGGTCGATGTCGTCGAGACGCGACGTGCGATCGCCCGCGCCCGCTCCCGATCCACCGTTGTCCATGCGGATCCCATCGATATAGATGATGGGATTGTTGGACTGTGACAGCGACGCATTCCCGCGGATCCGGATGCGCCCGCCGGCACCGGTCATGCCGCTGGAGGGGAGGACGGAGACCCCAGGCACGCGCGCGGCAAGTGCTTCAGTGGGTGACTGGATTGGCGCACTCCTGAGCTCGGCCAGGTCCACGCTGCCCACCGTGTTTCCCAGCTTCTTCGTCTCTACCGCCGTGCCCGTACCGGTGGTGACGACGGCCTCGAGCTGCAACGCCGACTGCTGCAGCTCAAACTCCACCCGTGCCGTTGCCCCCAGCGCGACGGGGACGCTCCGGGTGGACTGCGCATAGCCGATGAGTCGTACGCGCACCTCGACCGTGCCGACCGGAACGTTGATGAGTCGAAAGGTCCCCGCCGCGCCGGTACTGACCCCGATGCCCGTCCCTACCACAAAGACTTGCGCGCTCGAGAGCGGCTGCTGCGTTCCGGCGTCGCGAACGATGCCTTCGATCGTGCCGCCGCTGGCGGTCGGTGCTGCCTGACCGCGGGCTGGTTGTGCGGTGCTGACCAGAGCCAGGGCGGCTCCGGCCAGAGCGAATCGTACGGTCCGTCTGACTGTTCTCGGGATCATGCAGAAATCCCTCGGGGATGGGGGGGGAACGACGGTGGTTCGCCGCGACGAGCGGACGAACCGGGAACGAACTGCTCTGGGTCACGGCGATCACGGTGGGGGCGGGGTTCCTCCACCACCGGGTGCATCGCCTCCCGCCACTCCCTGAGTGGCGCGAACGCCGATGAAGGCGACGATGGTGGCAACGGCGACCGAACCCACCGTCAGCATCGTACGGCGACGATCGATGCGTCGGCGCTCCACGAACGCGACGGCTGCGCTGGGTACCGCGATCCGCTCACCCACCCAGCGGATCGTCTGCGCCGTGAAAGCGGTGGTCGACGTTCTCACGCGCAACACGAGCGAATCGGCCGTGGCGTCGAGTACACCACCCTCGAGCGATGCCATCGCCGCGCCAAGCGGCCTGTTCATGGCCATGCCGCCTTCGGGCGTAAGCCGAACGCGCACGTCGGCCCCCGCATCAGGAACGCGACCAGCCACGGGGACATAGCGATAGCACCCAGCGGACATCAGGAGCACGAGCAGAGTCCCAGCGGCTTTCCGCTGGCTACGCGCCCTGTTCCGAACCGACCACGTCCATTGATATCGATAACGCGCATCCGTCGATCGTGTCGCAACAGGGAAGCACGTCGCATCTGGTGCTGTCCTCGCGCTTCTCCGGTCCTTCGAACGTGATCGCAAGCAATTTCCTCTCGTGAACCGACCGACGTGCGTGCGACCTCTGCCGCTGACGAGCAAGAGGACTACGTGTGAGTGCGAGTAGTCGTTGTGGTTCGCATACAATTCCTTTCGGTGTAGCCGGGGATCGACGTAAAGGATTCTCCGACTCTGAGGTCCGCGTTAGGCCCCGGCGCCCCATCGCCGTCGTTCAGGCCGTGGCAGATCGTGCAACGGGCAGCCATTCAGACGCAGATTGCCTCAGACCCGTCCGGCATGACACCACCTGACACTTCGCTCCGCCGCACGTCCGGATTCGGCGGATCCTCTGGCGACGTGAACAACACCCGTGCACTCGGTTACGGCCCCGCGCCGCGGAGCGAACGTGTGGAGAATCCGTCCTGCGGAGGCTGGACCGGAAACGTTGTGAACCGGTCCTCCCCACGCGGAACGCCCACCGGCCAAGCGGGGTGTTCCGTGGGGGCTTAGGTTGGGGAATGGAGCCACCTGCGAATCGAGCGCCTGCCGCACCCGCCTTCATTGACCTCGGTCTCGACCAGCGTCTGGTCGAGGCGCTGGCCGGCCTCGGCTACGAAGAGCCCACCGAAATCCAGGCCGTCGCGATTCCCGTGCTGCTCGCGGGTCGTGACCTGATCGGTCAGGCCGCCACCGGCACCGGCAAGACGGCGGCGTTTGCCCTGCCGCTCCTGCAACGACTCGCGACCACGACGCGGAAGCGAGGCGCCCCCGGCGCCCTGATCCTCGTGCCCACGCGCGAGCTGGCCATGCAGGTCGCCGAGGCCGTGCACCGCTACGGCCGTGCGCTCGGGATCACCGCGCTGCCGATCTACGGTGGCGCGTCGATGGATGGCCAGCTGCGCGCGCTCCGGCGGGGCGTCGATGTGGTCGTCGCGACGCCGGGCCGGGCCCTCGACCACCTGCAGCGCAAGTCGCTGCGCCTGGACGCGCTAGGCACGGTGGTCCTCGACGAAGCCGACGAGATGATGGACATGGGCTTCGCCGAGGATCTCGAGGCCATCCTGTCCGCCACTCCGGTGGAGCGACAGACGGTACTCTTTTCAGCGACGCTGGCTCCACGCGTGGTGGCCATCGCGAGCCGCTACCTGCGCGATCCCGTCCGCATCACCATCGCCCACGCGCCACGCGCTGCGAGCGACACGCCGCGCGTCAGGCAGGAGGCCTACATCGTCGCCCGCGCCCACAAGATCGCGGCTCTGGGCCGCGTGCTCGACGTGGAGCAACCGACGTCGGCGATGATCTTCTGTCGTACGCGTACCGAGGTCGATGAGCTCACCGAGAAGCTCACGGCCAGGGGGCTGCGCGCATCGTCGCTGCATGGCGGACACACGCAGCAACAGCGGGACCGGGTGATGGCGGCGTTCCGAAGTCGAGGGATCGAGCTGCTCATCGCCACCGACGTGGCCGCGCGCGGACTCGACGTCAAACACGTGAGCCACGTCATCAACTACGACGTGCCGGCCGCCGCCGAGAGCTATGTGCACCGCATCGGGCGCACGGGCCGGGCCGGCCGCGAAGGCGTGGCGATCACCTTTGCGGAGCCGCGTGAGCATCGACAGCTGCGCACGATCGAGGCGGAGACGCGCACACGGATCACGGTCAAGCCCGTACCCAGCCTCGCCGACATGCGCGCGCGCCGACTCGAGACGATCCAGGCGAGCCTCCGCGAGACACTCGATGCGGGCAACCTGGACTCCGTGCGCGTGGTGGTGGAGACCCTGGCCGGAGAGTACGACATCATGGACGTGGCCGCCGCGGCCGTGCGTCAGCTGATGGCCCAGGACGACGTCGACAGCGGCGATGACGTTCCGTTGGACGCGCCCGTGGCGCGCAAGTCCGCACGACGCGAGGTAGCCGGGCCGCGCGAGCGGCTCTTCATTGGTGGTGGTCGCAAGCTCAAGATCCGGCCCGGTGACATCGTCGGCGCCATTGTCACGCATACCCACCTCGATGCAAAGAGCCTGGGCAGTATCGTGATCCTCGACCGACATTCGCTCATCGACGTACCAGCCGATTCCGCGACTCTCGTGATCGAGGCGCTGGAACGGGCAGGCATCAAGGGCAAGAAGCTCACTGTTCGCCGCGACACGAAGCGCTAACCGCGCACCCGCTGCACCCGCACACCCGCTCGACGCGTACCCGCTCACCCGTTTGCGCTCCTACACTCCTGCCACCTCCGCCCGTGCCGTTCCACGAAGTGCCCCGCTTTCCGCGCGGCTTTCGTTGCGCGAGTCGCAACGTAGGCCTCAAGCCGAGCGCGCCCGATCTCGCCTTGTTCGCCAGCGACGTCGATGCGGCGGCAGCGGCCATCTTCACCCGCAATCACTTCCCCGGTGCACCCATCATTCTCGGTCGCGAGACCATGCGTGGCGGCACGCTGCGCGCGATCGTGGCCAACAGCAAGTGCTCCAACGTCGCGACCGGTGAGGCCGGCGTGGCCAACGCGCGGCGTATGGCGGCGGCGTGTGCGGCCGAAGTCGGCACGACGGCTGACCGCGTGCTCGTGAGTTCGACCGGCGTGATCGGCGTCCCGCTCCCGATCGAGAAGATCGAGCGCGGCATCGTCGGCATGGCCGGCGACCTGCAGGTCGATCCGCTCGTCGGCGCGACCGGCATCATGACAACCGACACGCATCCCAAAGCCTGTTCGGCGGCGATTCCCGGCAGCGACGCCGTCATCACGTGGGTGGCCAAGGGATCCGGCATGATCGAGCCGAACATGGCGACCATGCTGGCCTACATTTTCACCGATGCACGGGTCGATGCACATGACCTCGACCGGTTGCTGCGGCAGGCCGCGCACTCGACGTTCAACATGTTGTCCGTGGATACGGACACCAGCACCTCGGACACCTGCGTGATGCTCGCGAACGGTCACGCCGGGGCCGTCGACGTCGGCGCCCTTGCAGACACGCTGCTGGCCGGCTGCACACGCATGACGGAGACGCTGGCCCGCGATGGCGAGGGCGCTCAGCACCTGCTTCGCGTCCATGTGCGTGGCGCGGCGTCGGAGGCGGACGCGCGCACCGTGGCCAAGGCCATAAACAACTCGCCACTCATCAAGACGATGGTGCACGGCGCCGACCCCAATGTCGGCCGTCTGCTGATGGCCGTCGGCAAGTGCTTCGATTGCACGATCGACCCGGCGTCGACGGACGCGTGGGTCAACGGGTATCAGGTCGTTGGCGGTGGCCGTCGACTCGTGTTTGACGACGCCGTCGTGCGACAGGCGCTGTCCGTGGACGTCGTGGACCTGGAGGTCACGCTCGGCGTCGGCACAGCGAGCGCCACCGCGTACGGGTGCGACCTCACGCGCGGCTACGTGGACGAAAATGCGGCCTACTACAGCTCCTGAGTCATGACGAGCCGGGCCCTGACGATCGAGACCGCACGCGGAACCGTGAGCGCGTTGCTCGACATGCCAGAGCGCACGCCGTCGTTTGTCTACGTGATGGCCCACGGTGCGGGCGCAGGCATGCGTCACGCCTTTCTGCATGCGGTGGCCGCCGGGCTCGTGGCGCGCGGCGCGGGTTGCCTGCGCTACCAGTTTCCGTACATGGAGGCCGGTAAGTCCCGGGTAGACCCGCCGGACGTGGCCGTGGACACGGTGAACCGCGCCGTTGCCACGGCCGCGGCCCTGGTCGCCGGCGCTCCGCTCGTTGCGGGTGGAAAGTCGTTCGGTGGTCGCATGACCTCGGAAGCGCAGTCCCGCGCCCCAATGGCCGGTGTGCGCGGGCTCGCGTTCCTCGGGTTTCCATTGCACCCACCGGGGAACCCGGGCCTTGGACGCGCGGAGCACCTGAAGGCTGTGCACGTGCCGATGTTGTTCCTGCAGGGCACCCGCGATGAGTTCGCCAGACTTGACCTGCTCCAGCCGCTCGTTGCCTCGCTCGGTGACTCGGCGAAGCTCGTGCTCACTGCAGACGGTGACCATTCGTTCAACGTCCGCAGGAAGCTGAGCGGCCACACGAACGCCGAGGTCCTCGATCAGCTGCTGGATACGCTGGTGTTCTGGTCGGTCGCGCTCTGATCGCCGACTGGGCCGTCGAGGTGTTCACGGCGGCAGGTCGTACCCGCTCACGCGTCGGGTGCTCCCCCGCAAGCGGGAACTGGCGCGGCTCCGCAGGACGACAGCCGGCCGTGCGCGCGATCAGGGGACCGGCAACGCGCCCGCGCTGACAATCACTCGCTGCCCTGTGGTGCTGCGCGCGAACGACACAAAGCGCTGCACCGCCGGTGTGGCACGCGGGCCCGTCACAAGGAACGCCGGTCGAACGAGCCGATAGCGCCCCGCCGTCACCTCGGTGACGGTGGGAGCCACACCGTCGATGCTGATCGCGCGCATGGCGCCCAGGGCCTGTTGAACGACCGTGCTGGTCGTCACGCCGATTGCTCCCGGGCGTGAGCGGATGGCGCGCGCCATGTCGTCGGTCGTCTCGACCACGGCAACGTTAGGCGGGACGGCAAGTCCGCGCAGACAGCCGATCCCCTCACGGATCACCTCGGTGTCCACTTCGGTCTCGGGTCGCAGCACCGGGAGCACGTCGAGCGCCGAGCCTCCGAACGCATTCCAGCGCGTGGCAGTGCCGCCAAACGCCTGACAGATCTGCGTCGACGTCAGGCCGTTGACGGTTACCATCGGATGCACGGCGAACACGACGGGCGTGACCGCCACGCGATGCGCCGTCATGTTCTGGCGCGCCAGCGCGGCGGTGTCGAGGCCGTGACTGGCCAGGGCGATCTGGATCGCACCACGCGCGAGTGCGTCGATCCGCGCGCGGCTGCCGAGCCCGTCGCCGAACGTGACGACCGTGGAGGGATCGACCTCCTGGAAAGCGGCGGCCAGCGCTCGCGCCAGTGGCATCACGCCGTTGGAGCCATCGATGCGGACGGTATCGCGTGCCTGTGAGCGCACCGAGAACGGTACGAACACGGCGACCATCAACCACCAGTGACGGCGCATCGTGCCTCCGGGTGAATGAGCTTCCTCGCCCGCATCGGCCTCGACCGGCCGGAGCTTCGGGGACAGGCGAGCCACGCAGTCTCGACGATCGGAATGGGCGGAGCCATCGCCGACGCCAAGCGTTGCTGGCCCGTGGGCCGCACGTAGAATAGCAGGGAAGCTCGGGCCGGGCGCCGCCCTTGTCGACGCGCGACCGACCTGCCCAGTGCCCTCGCACCTCGCCGCCCCAATCCCGAGATGTCTGCTTCGATGCGACACCGACGCCAGACGGCACCACGCCGATCTCGCCTGCTTGCGCTGACGCTCATCCTGTGGGGCTGCGGTGGCAGGGAGCAATGGCGACCTCCCGAGACGCGCACGGCCATCGTGACCGACACGATGCACGGCGTCTCCATCATTGACCCCTATCGGTGGCTGGAAGAGCAGTCGTCGCCCGAAGTACTCGCGTGGATCGCCAGGCAGGAACAGCATGCCGACTCCGTCCTCGGGCCCGCGTCCCCGTGGCGCGACTCGATCCGGACGCGACTCACGGAACTGCTGGACGTGCCAGCGGTGAGCGCGACGCGCGTGGCGGCGGGATATGAGTATTTCACGCTGCGCCGTATCGGCGAACCGGTAGCAGGCATCTATCGACGCCGGGCGCCGGCGGTGCCGACCCGCGTGGCACCGGACAGCCAGTACGAGCAGCTCGTCGATCCGCTCGCCCTTCGACGCGACGGCACGACGAGCGTGGCGATCGAAGCGGTGTCCAACGATGGAAAGCTCCTCGTGTATTCGGTGCGCGACGGCGGCCCCGACGAGACGTCGGTGCACATCCGGAATCTGACCTCCGGGCACGAGCTGCCCGACTCCCTGCCCGCCGCACTCTACGCCGGAGTTTCGCTCGCGCCAGACGGGAAGGGGCTGTACTTCGTGCATCGTTCGCGTATCGATGGCCCGCGCTTCAGGTACCACGCGTTTGGCACACCGGCGAGCGCCGATTCGGTGCTCTTTGGCGCCGGCTACGGCCCGACCGCGTTCCTCGCGGCGTCGACAGTTGACGGTGGCCGGTTCCGGCTCTACGTCGTGAGCCACGGCTGGGCGCGCAACCAGGTCTTCCTGCAGAACACGCGTTCGCACGAGGTGCGCGACCTCACGCCGGGGATCTCGGCACACGCCAGCCCACAGTTCGTGGGCGGCACCCTGTTCATGCGCACCGACCATCAGGCCCCGCGTGGACGCATCGTGAAGGTCGACCTCGCCAACCCGTCGCCCGATCGCTGGGTGGACATCGTGCCACAGGGCGAGCACACGCTCGATGCGTTCACGGTGATCGAGGACCGACTCTACGTCACCTGGATCCACGACGTCAGCCATCGCATTTCGGTGCACGAACTCAGTGGCCGTGCGATCGGTGACGTCCCGGTCCCTGAGCACGCGGCGGCCAGTATTCGCGGGTTTGGGAAGGGCGAGGCTCTGCTCACACTCAATCGCTTCGCGCATCCCACCGAGACCTGGCGGGTGAACCTTGCCACCGGGGCGCGCGACCTGTGGGAACGCCAGCGCGTGCCCTTCGACACGGCGGCGTTCGAGGTGCGACAGGTGTGGTACACGTCCACGAGCGGGAGCCGGGCGCCGATGTACCTGTTCATGCGGCGCGGCCTTCAGCCAGGCCCCACAACGCCAGTCCTGCTGAGTGGCTACGGCGGTTTCGCCGTGAGTCTCATGCCGCGGTTCGATGCGCGCGCGGCCTGGTGGGTGGAGCAGGGCGGCGTCTTCGCCCAGGCCACCCTGCGCGGCGGCAACGAATACGGCGAGGCCTGGCACCGGGATGGCATGCTGCAGAACAAGCAGCACGTCTTCGACGACTTCATTGCGGCCGCGCAGTTCCTCGTCGACAGCGGCTATACGAGCGCCGCACACCTTGCCATCCGGGGTGTGAGCAACGGCGGTCTCCTGATGGGCGCCGCCCTCACGCAGCGCCCCAACCTCTTTCGTGCCGCGTTCGTTGGCGTGCCCGACCTCGACATGGTGCGGTTCAATACCTTCGTCACGCACAACAACCTGCCAGCGCTCCTCGAGTACGGCGACGCCTCACGACGCGAAGAGTTCGAAGCGATCCGACAGTACTCGCCCTACCAGCGCATCGTGGACGGCGTGCGCTATCCGCGCGTGATGCTGCAAACGGGAATGAACGACACCCGCGTTCCTCCCTGGCAGGCTCGCAAGTTCACGGCGCGCCTGCAGGCGGCAACGGCATCGGGAGAGCCGGTCATCCTGTACCACGACCTCCGGTCGGGCCACGCCGGAGGTCGTGCGATCGCCGGGGCGATCGATATCGCCGTGAAGGAGATGGAGTTCCTGTTTCGCGCCGTCAGGCCGTGAGGTCGCGCTTGGACGTGCTGGCCGCGCGCAGCAGCGTGAAGGCCGTATACAGGATCACCACGACGACCACCCACTTGAGCGTGTTGAGCGGGAGCGACTTCACGATGAACGCTGCCAGCAATGTGGCGGGGATGCCACCGAGCGCGAGACCCAGCGCCGCTTTGGCGTCAAACCCGCCGGTCCTCATGAACTTGGTGCTCGCCACGGGCATGAGGAACGCGCACGATCCCATCATGATCGGAAACGCGGCGGTCACGTTCATTCCGAGCATGCTCACCAGGATCAGGCACGGCGCATAGAGGCCGATGCCGAGCGTCATCAACGCGCCGAGGATGAAGTTGCCGACGAGTCCCGCCACGAGCAGGCCACCGCTCACGCCGAGCGCGGTACCACCGGCGGGCGTCAGCCCGAGGAGCGAGGAAACGAGCAGCAGCGCCGCGGTGAGCAGCGCGAGTCCCATTCCCACCTGAATCTTGGTGCGGGACAGTCCTGAGACCACGCCAGCGCCGAGCCACGAGCCCAGGACCGCGGCGACGATCATCAGGATCAGCGTCTTGGACTCCACCGGCACGACCGTGGTGAAGATGAACGTCTGGGCGATCGTGGGCAGCGTGTGTCCAACGTTCAGCGTGCCCGGGATCTTTTCGTCCGGGACCATCCTGAGAAACCGGAACGCCGACGTGGTTGGCGCAAAGGATCCGATGCCCAGGGTGTCGAAGAAGTTCGTGACGAACCCGAGCCCGAGGCCGAGCGCCGTCGGTTTACCGTCCGAGGAGCCGGACGCGCGCTGGGCCGCGATCGCGCGTGCGAAGGCGACGATGTAGTAGAGCGCGACGAGCGCGAGCAGGCCGAGGAGAGCGTACTTGGCGATGTCCGGGCCGTGGGTCGCGGCGGCCTGGGCGGTCGAATCCTGCATGGAGAAGGGGGTCCGGGTAGGAGGCGCGGGAGTATGGGCGCCGTCAATGCGAAGGGCTAGGGCCGACGCCAAGGGCCAGGGCCGATCGCCGCGGGTGGCACGCCGTCACCAACAATCTCCCGGTCAAGGCGCAAGATTGTCCTGCTCCACCTATCAGCGCTACCCGAAGCGTGGCATCGAGAACGACGCTGTCATCTTACCGGGTCACGCAGGTATGCGCCGTCAGCGCGCCGCCGTGTTGCCACCAACAGTGCGCGGTCAGCCGTGGAAGCGCCGCACACAGTCGCGAGCGTCACGGCAACCTGGTGGCCTGGAACGCCACGAGTTGCCAGCGCCCACCGCGCCGTACCCACGTCTCGGTGAAGCGAAGGGTGTATGGAGCCGGCTGCGCCGTGAGTTTGACCGTGAGGCGCCCGGTAACGACGCCAGCGTCGTCGTACGCGCGCGCCACCAACGAGTCCGGCGTGGAGTAGTCGAGCGCGAAGGGCCCGCTGGCACCGACGAGCGCAAGGACCTGGGCCTTGGTGTGCAGCGCACCGCTCGATCGGCCATACGAGAGGTCGTCGGCCAGCAAGGTGTCGAGCGCGGTGCGATCCGCCTTGAAGTCGGCCTCGAAATGCCAGCGTGCGAGGCGCAGGAGCGCGGACTCGGCCGCGGTTTGCGCGGCGGCTGGTGGCGAGATCGCCGTGGTCGCGACGACCGCCGCAACAGCGAAGCGTGTCAGGTATGAGCGCATGGGCCGCCTGGGTCCGAGGCCTCGAACGCTATGCATCCCGGCCACGGAATGCCACGACGCAGCTCATGCGGGGCACCCCGCGAGCAAAGCTCACCGGTGCGTGCCGTCCCTTGCCTTCCGCGGGCCATTGCGAGCGGAGCGGTACGCGCGACACCATCCTGACGAAGGCCTTCTATGTGGAGCACCGTAAGGGTCCCGGTGGCGCCGCGAGGACGTCGAGTACGTCGCAGGGATCGCTGACTTCTTGTAGCGGTGTGAGGTGGGGTAGTCTGCCTCCCTGGAACCACCCTCCCGGCCGCACCCCGCGCGTTCGAACCGCGCGAACAAGAGGCGCCACGCGAAATCGGGTGGCGCCTCGTGTACTGGCAAACTCCGGCACCGCGCTACGGCTGGAAGGTGTGCGGCGTCTTTCCGCTTGGCAGCGTTGCGGGAATCAGTTTGCGCAGCTCGGCCGGGGCCGACTTCGGGTCGAGCAAGCCGGTTCGAACGAACTCCACGAGCTGCTGGAACTCCTCCGTCGAGAGCGCGATCGGCGTGCGTAGCCGGGCATCCAGTCGATCAATCACCGGCTGGCTCGGCGGCATCGGGCCCCGCAGGTCTGCGGCGACGCCGGCCGTGGCCGGGCTGTATGACGCGGCCCAGCGCGTGGCATCGAGGTGATGACGAATCGCATCCTCGAGGCGGGTGTACGCGCCGTTGTGACCAAACGCAGATTGCAGGGAGATGTTGCGCAGCGGCGAGGTACGGAACGCGTAGCGATCCGACGGGTTGCGCGTCACCTGCTCGAGGCCGAAGTCTTCGTTTGCGCCATCGCCATCGTAAGTAACGTTGGCGTTCGCCGGCATGACCTGCGGCCAGGCGACCACATGGGGACGGAAGTCGGAGAACATCTCG
The Gemmatimonadaceae bacterium DNA segment above includes these coding regions:
- a CDS encoding nuclear transport factor 2 family protein — its product is MRSYLTRFAVAAVVATTAISPPAAAQTAAESALLRLARWHFEADFKADRTALDTLLADDLSYGRSSGALHTKAQVLALVGASGPFALDYSTPDSLVARAYDDAGVVTGRLTVKLTAQPAPYTLRFTETWVRRGGRWQLVAFQATRLP
- a CDS encoding sulfite exporter TauE/SafE family protein, which codes for MQDSTAQAAATHGPDIAKYALLGLLALVALYYIVAFARAIAAQRASGSSDGKPTALGLGLGFVTNFFDTLGIGSFAPTTSAFRFLRMVPDEKIPGTLNVGHTLPTIAQTFIFTTVVPVESKTLILMIVAAVLGSWLGAGVVSGLSRTKIQVGMGLALLTAALLLVSSLLGLTPAGGTALGVSGGLLVAGLVGNFILGALMTLGIGLYAPCLILVSMLGMNVTAAFPIMMGSCAFLMPVASTKFMRTGGFDAKAALGLALGGIPATLLAAFIVKSLPLNTLKWVVVVVILYTAFTLLRAASTSKRDLTA